The following proteins are co-located in the Hydrogenophaga sp. RAC07 genome:
- a CDS encoding LemA family protein: MSVSLWVMLGVGLAVFFWAVGAYNRLVRLKNAIANAFGQIDVQLKRRYDLIPNLVEVARKYLAHESQTLEAVIAARNQARTAEQTAATSPLNAGALGALAGAEQMLGGALGRLFAVAEAYPDLKADQNMRELSEELSSTENRIGFARQAYNDNVLEFNDAAAQFPTLIVARLFNFVPQAMLESTTSEAERQTLRIEI; this comes from the coding sequence ATGTCCGTTTCGTTGTGGGTGATGCTGGGGGTGGGTCTGGCCGTGTTTTTCTGGGCGGTGGGTGCCTACAACCGCCTGGTGCGGTTGAAGAACGCCATCGCCAACGCGTTCGGTCAGATCGATGTGCAGCTCAAGCGGCGCTACGACCTGATTCCCAACCTGGTGGAAGTGGCGCGCAAGTACCTCGCACACGAATCCCAGACGCTGGAAGCGGTGATCGCTGCGCGCAACCAGGCCCGAACGGCCGAACAAACGGCGGCCACCAGCCCCCTCAACGCCGGAGCCTTGGGGGCTCTGGCCGGTGCAGAGCAGATGTTGGGTGGTGCACTGGGCCGGCTGTTCGCCGTGGCCGAGGCCTACCCCGATCTCAAGGCCGACCAGAACATGCGCGAGCTCAGCGAGGAGCTTTCCAGCACCGAAAACCGCATCGGTTTTGCACGCCAGGCGTACAACGACAACGTGCTCGAGTTCAACGACGCGGCGGCCCAGTTCCCCACGCTGATCGTGGCGCGGCTGTTCAACTTCGTGCCGCAGGCCATGCTGGAGTCCACCACCAGTGAAGCCGAGCGCCAGACATTGCGCATCGAGATCTGA
- a CDS encoding M48 family metalloprotease, whose product MRFFEFQREARGETVRLLLAFGVTVLLLLVAVNAALALAWGLTWGFWMPGDLSFPRHFFEVNTAVTLLFVLGGWWVETSRLSEGGGVRLAEQLGARLAQPSGQLDEQRFCNIVDEMAIASNVRRPQPMVLARDQGINAFAAGWDEDDSVVAVTQGALEHLTREELQGLVAHEFSHIGEGDTRLNMRLVGMVFGLEMLFRMGQSLFEPDTRDRRMAAALIGLAVMAAGWLGWVAGHALQAAVSRQRELLADARAVQWTRSRDGLGGVLRKILTQQNAGVETRAVGSVVQHMLLVGNESGKVAGWFDSHPPLNERIRRIYGRNPGPLPLQRGVEHEAPPAAAAPNTDTPGWTLV is encoded by the coding sequence ATGCGGTTCTTCGAATTCCAGCGCGAGGCCCGGGGCGAGACGGTGCGCTTGCTGCTGGCCTTCGGCGTCACGGTCTTGCTGTTGCTGGTGGCGGTCAACGCGGCATTGGCGCTGGCCTGGGGTCTCACCTGGGGCTTCTGGATGCCCGGAGACCTCAGCTTTCCGCGCCATTTCTTCGAGGTCAACACCGCCGTCACCTTGTTGTTCGTGCTGGGTGGGTGGTGGGTGGAAACCTCGCGCCTGAGCGAGGGCGGCGGCGTGCGCCTGGCCGAGCAGCTGGGCGCGCGGCTGGCGCAACCCTCGGGCCAGCTGGACGAACAACGCTTCTGCAACATCGTCGACGAAATGGCGATTGCTTCCAATGTGCGGCGGCCCCAGCCCATGGTGCTGGCGCGTGATCAGGGCATCAATGCCTTTGCCGCGGGTTGGGATGAAGACGACTCGGTCGTTGCGGTGACCCAGGGCGCGCTGGAGCACCTCACGCGTGAGGAGTTGCAGGGTCTGGTCGCCCACGAGTTCAGCCACATCGGTGAAGGCGACACGCGTTTGAACATGCGGTTGGTGGGCATGGTGTTTGGTCTGGAGATGCTCTTCCGCATGGGCCAGTCGCTGTTCGAACCCGACACGCGTGACCGGCGCATGGCTGCCGCACTCATCGGCCTGGCCGTCATGGCCGCGGGCTGGTTGGGCTGGGTGGCCGGCCATGCCCTGCAGGCGGCCGTATCGCGCCAGCGCGAGCTGCTGGCCGATGCTCGGGCCGTGCAATGGACCCGCAGCCGCGACGGCCTGGGCGGCGTGCTGCGCAAGATACTGACCCAGCAGAACGCGGGCGTGGAAACACGCGCCGTGGGTTCGGTGGTGCAGCACATGCTGCTGGTGGGCAACGAGTCCGGCAAGGTCGCGGGCTGGTTCGACTCGCATCCGCCGCTGAACGAGCGCATTCGCCGCATCTACGGCCGAAACCCGGGCCCACTGCCCCTGCAGCGCGGGGTGGAGCACGAGGCCCCACCAGCCGCTGCGGCACCCAACACCGACACCCCGGGCTGGACCCTGGTTTGA
- the rpoC gene encoding DNA-directed RNA polymerase subunit beta' produces the protein MKSLLDLFKQFTPDDHFDAIRIGLASPEKIRSWSFGEVKKPETINYRTFKPERDGLFCAKIFGPIKDYECLCGKYKRLKHRGVICEKCGVEVTQTKVRRERMGHIDLAAPCAHIWFLKSLPSRLGLILDMTLRDIERVLYFEAYVVTDPGMTPLKKFGIMSEDDYDAKRKEFGDEFVAKMGAEGIKELLQAIDLDIEIEKLRNDLTGSELKIKKNAKRLKVLEAFKKSGIKPEWMVLDVLPVLPPDLRPLVPLDGGRFATSDLNDLYRRVINRNSRLRRLLELKAPEIIARNEKRMLQEAVDSLLDNGRRGKAMTGANKRALKSLADMIKGKSGRFRQNLLGKRVDYSGRSVIVVGPTLKLHQCGLPKLMALELFKPFIFSRLEAMGIATTIKAAKKEVEAGTPVVWDILEEVIKEHPVMLNRAPTLHRLGIQAFEPILIEGKAIQLHPLVCAAFNADFDGDQMAVHVPLSVEAQIEARTLMLASNNILFPANGEPSIVPSQDVVLGLYYATRDRINAKGEGMIFADLSELLRALDNGVVEITAKISVRLTQQTLDKATGEWTSSTSLVDTTVGRALLSEILPRGLPFDVLNKPLKKKEISRLINTSFRKCGLKETVVFADKLLQNGFRLATRAGISIAVDDMLVPKEKPAIIDRAENEVKEIAQQYASGLVTAGERYNKVVDIWGKAGDEISKVMMAQLAKQKTTDRHGKEVDQESFNSIYMMADSGARGSAAQIRQLAGMRGLMAKPDGSIIETPITANFREGLNVLQYFISTHGARKGLADTALKTANSGYLTRRLVDVTQDLVVNTQDCGTTNGTLMRAIVEGGEVIESLRDRILGRTTAEEVTHPETRELLVPAGEMLDEDMLDMLEAAAVDEVKVRTALTCETRFGICAKCYGRDLGRGGLVNIGEAVGVIAAQSIGEPGTQLTMRTFHIGGAASRAAVASSVEAKSSGVIGFNATMRYVTNTKGELVVISRSGEIIIHDEHGRERERHKVPYGAILSVKADQNIKAGAILANWDPLTRPIITEFAGQVRFENVEEGLTVAKQVDDVTGLSTLVVIDPKRRGVAKVVRPQVKLIDAQGNEVKIPGTDHSVTIGFQIGSLIQVRDGMDVGPGEVLARIPVEGQKTRDITGGLPRVAELFEARSPKDKGMLAEMTGTVSFGKETKGKVRLQITDPEGKVWDDLIPKEKNILVHEGQVVNKGESVVDGPADPQDILRLLGMEELARYIVDEVQDVYRLQGVKINDKHIEVIVRQMLRRVVVDSVGDSSYIAGEQVERSEILNTNDSLRAEGKLPAVFSNILLGITKASLSTDSFISAASFQETTRVLTEAAIMGKRDELRGLKENVIVGRLIPAGTGMAYHEARKVKEKMDDEERRAIAEADAVSLAADQAEQADASSTNESAE, from the coding sequence ATGAAATCCTTGCTCGACCTGTTCAAGCAGTTCACGCCCGATGACCACTTCGATGCCATCCGCATCGGCCTGGCTTCGCCGGAAAAAATCCGCTCGTGGTCCTTCGGTGAAGTCAAAAAGCCCGAGACCATCAACTACCGCACGTTCAAGCCCGAGCGCGATGGTCTGTTCTGCGCCAAGATCTTCGGCCCTATCAAGGACTACGAATGCCTGTGCGGCAAGTACAAGCGTTTGAAGCACCGCGGTGTCATCTGCGAGAAGTGCGGCGTTGAAGTCACGCAGACCAAGGTGCGCCGCGAGCGCATGGGTCACATCGATCTGGCCGCTCCTTGCGCCCACATCTGGTTCCTGAAGTCGTTGCCATCGCGTCTGGGCCTGATCCTGGACATGACGCTGCGCGACATCGAACGTGTGCTCTATTTCGAAGCCTACGTGGTGACCGACCCCGGCATGACCCCGCTGAAGAAGTTCGGCATCATGTCCGAGGACGACTATGACGCCAAGCGCAAGGAATTCGGCGACGAGTTCGTGGCCAAGATGGGCGCCGAGGGCATCAAGGAACTGCTGCAGGCCATCGACCTCGACATCGAGATCGAGAAGCTGCGCAACGACCTGACCGGCTCCGAGCTCAAGATCAAGAAGAACGCCAAGCGCCTCAAGGTGCTGGAAGCCTTCAAGAAGTCGGGCATCAAGCCCGAGTGGATGGTGCTCGACGTGCTGCCCGTGCTGCCACCGGACCTGCGTCCGCTGGTGCCGCTGGACGGTGGCCGCTTCGCTACCTCCGACCTGAACGACCTGTACCGCCGCGTCATCAACCGCAACTCGCGTCTGCGCCGCCTGCTGGAGCTGAAGGCTCCTGAAATCATCGCGCGCAACGAGAAGCGCATGCTGCAGGAAGCGGTCGACTCGCTGCTGGACAACGGCCGCCGTGGCAAGGCCATGACGGGCGCCAACAAGCGCGCGTTGAAGTCGCTGGCCGACATGATCAAGGGCAAGAGCGGTCGTTTCCGCCAGAACTTGCTGGGCAAGCGCGTCGACTACTCGGGCCGTTCGGTCATCGTGGTCGGCCCAACGCTCAAGCTGCACCAGTGCGGCCTGCCCAAGCTGATGGCCCTTGAGCTGTTCAAGCCGTTCATCTTCTCGCGCCTGGAAGCCATGGGCATCGCGACCACCATCAAGGCCGCGAAGAAGGAAGTTGAAGCCGGCACGCCGGTGGTGTGGGACATCCTGGAAGAGGTGATCAAGGAGCACCCGGTGATGCTCAACCGCGCTCCCACGCTGCACCGCCTGGGCATCCAGGCGTTCGAGCCCATCCTGATCGAAGGCAAGGCGATCCAGCTGCACCCGCTGGTCTGCGCTGCGTTCAACGCCGACTTCGACGGCGACCAGATGGCCGTTCACGTGCCGCTGTCGGTGGAAGCGCAGATCGAAGCCCGCACCCTGATGCTGGCCTCGAACAACATCCTGTTCCCTGCCAACGGCGAGCCCTCCATCGTTCCGTCGCAAGACGTGGTGCTGGGTCTGTACTACGCCACCCGTGATCGCATCAACGCCAAGGGCGAGGGCATGATCTTTGCCGATCTGTCCGAGCTGCTGCGCGCACTCGACAACGGCGTGGTGGAAATCACCGCCAAGATCAGCGTGCGCCTGACCCAGCAGACGCTGGACAAGGCCACGGGTGAGTGGACGTCGTCCACCTCGCTGGTCGACACCACCGTGGGCCGTGCGCTGCTCTCCGAGATCCTGCCGCGTGGCCTGCCGTTCGACGTGCTGAACAAGCCGCTGAAGAAGAAGGAAATCTCGCGCCTGATCAACACCTCGTTCCGCAAGTGCGGCCTGAAGGAAACCGTGGTGTTCGCCGACAAGTTGCTGCAAAACGGCTTCCGTCTGGCCACGCGCGCCGGTATCTCGATCGCCGTGGACGACATGCTGGTGCCCAAGGAGAAGCCGGCCATCATCGACCGCGCCGAAAACGAGGTGAAGGAAATCGCCCAGCAGTACGCGTCCGGTCTGGTGACCGCGGGCGAGCGCTACAACAAGGTGGTGGACATCTGGGGCAAGGCCGGTGACGAGATCTCCAAGGTCATGATGGCCCAGCTGGCCAAGCAGAAGACCACCGACCGCCACGGCAAGGAAGTGGACCAGGAGTCGTTCAACTCCATCTACATGATGGCCGACTCGGGTGCGCGTGGCTCCGCTGCGCAGATCCGCCAGCTTGCCGGCATGCGAGGCCTGATGGCCAAGCCTGACGGCTCCATCATCGAGACCCCCATCACGGCGAACTTCCGTGAAGGTCTCAACGTGTTGCAGTACTTCATCTCGACCCACGGTGCGCGTAAAGGCCTGGCCGACACGGCGCTGAAGACCGCCAACTCGGGCTACCTCACGCGCCGCCTGGTGGACGTGACGCAGGATCTGGTGGTCAACACCCAGGACTGCGGCACCACCAACGGCACGCTGATGCGCGCCATTGTTGAAGGTGGTGAAGTCATCGAATCGCTGCGCGACCGCATTCTGGGTCGCACCACGGCCGAGGAAGTGACGCACCCCGAAACGCGCGAACTGCTGGTGCCCGCCGGCGAGATGCTCGACGAAGACATGCTCGACATGTTGGAAGCCGCTGCGGTGGACGAAGTGAAAGTGCGCACCGCACTGACCTGCGAAACCCGCTTCGGCATCTGCGCCAAGTGCTACGGCCGCGATCTGGGCCGCGGTGGTCTGGTCAACATCGGTGAAGCGGTCGGCGTGATTGCTGCCCAGTCCATCGGTGAACCCGGTACCCAGCTGACCATGCGCACCTTCCACATCGGTGGTGCGGCTTCGCGTGCGGCTGTGGCCTCCAGCGTGGAAGCCAAGTCCAGCGGCGTGATCGGCTTCAACGCCACCATGCGCTACGTGACCAACACCAAGGGCGAACTGGTGGTGATCTCGCGTTCCGGCGAAATCATCATCCACGACGAACACGGTCGTGAGCGCGAGCGCCACAAGGTGCCGTACGGCGCGATCCTGTCGGTGAAAGCCGACCAGAACATCAAGGCCGGCGCCATCCTGGCGAACTGGGATCCGCTGACGCGCCCGATCATCACGGAATTCGCTGGTCAGGTGCGTTTCGAGAACGTCGAGGAAGGCCTCACCGTGGCCAAGCAGGTGGACGATGTCACTGGTCTGTCGACCCTGGTGGTGATCGATCCGAAGCGCCGCGGCGTGGCCAAGGTGGTGCGTCCACAGGTCAAGCTGATCGACGCGCAAGGCAACGAAGTGAAGATCCCGGGCACCGACCACTCGGTGACCATCGGCTTCCAGATCGGCTCGCTGATCCAGGTGCGCGACGGCATGGACGTGGGCCCTGGCGAAGTGCTGGCCCGCATCCCGGTCGAAGGTCAGAAGACGCGCGACATCACCGGCGGTCTGCCGCGTGTGGCCGAGTTGTTCGAAGCCCGCAGCCCGAAAGACAAGGGCATGCTGGCCGAGATGACCGGTACTGTGTCGTTCGGCAAGGAGACCAAAGGCAAGGTTCGCCTGCAGATCACCGACCCCGAAGGCAAGGTGTGGGACGACCTCATCCCCAAGGAAAAGAACATCCTGGTGCACGAAGGCCAGGTGGTCAACAAGGGCGAGAGCGTGGTGGACGGCCCGGCCGATCCGCAAGACATCCTGCGCCTGCTGGGCATGGAAGAGCTGGCCCGCTACATCGTTGACGAAGTGCAGGACGTCTACCGCCTGCAGGGCGTGAAGATCAACGACAAGCACATCGAGGTGATCGTTCGCCAGATGCTGCGCCGTGTGGTCGTGGACAGCGTGGGTGATTCGAGCTACATCGCCGGTGAGCAGGTCGAGCGTTCGGAGATCCTCAACACCAACGACTCACTGCGTGCCGAAGGCAAGCTGCCCGCGGTGTTCAGCAACATCCTGCTGGGTATCACCAAGGCTTCGCTGTCGACCGACTCGTTCATCTCGGCGGCTTCCTTCCAGGAAACCACCCGGGTGCTGACCGAGGCGGCCATCATGGGCAAGCGCGACGAACTGCGTGGTCTGAAGGAAAACGTGATCGTGGGTCGTCTGATCCCGGCCGGTACCGGCATGGCCTACCACGAGGCGCGCAAGGTCAAGGAGAAGATGGACGACGAAGAACGCCGTGCCATTGCCGAAGCCGATGCCGTATCGCTGGCAGCCGACCAGGCCGAGCAGGCCGACGCTTCAAGCACCAACGAGTCGGCCGAATAA